The following proteins are encoded in a genomic region of Periophthalmus magnuspinnatus isolate fPerMag1 chromosome 10, fPerMag1.2.pri, whole genome shotgun sequence:
- the si:ch211-153b23.5 gene encoding putative glutamine amidotransferase-like class 1 domain-containing protein 3B, mitochondrial has product MAKRVAVLLSGCGVYDGTEVHEASAVLVHLSRAGAKVQMFAPNIPQMHVVNHREGKPTEETRSVLEESARIARGEVSDLATLDVSAFDAAIIPGGFGVAKNLSDWAVKSKDCSVHPDVEKLIKSFHKAGKPLGMCCIAPVLAVKLLPACEVTVGQDKECEKWPYAQTAGAVKSLGCKHVNREVDEAHVDMKNKLVTTCAFMCNAPVHQVFDGVGAMVREVLKLA; this is encoded by the exons ATGGCAAAGCGAGTGGCCGTCCTCTTGTCCGGCTGTGGCGTCTACGATGGGACAGAGGTCCACGAGGCGTCTGCGGTCCTCGTGCACCTGAGCCGAGCTGGAGCTAAG gttcAGATGTTTGCTCCGAATATTCCCCAGATGCATGTAGTGAACCACCGTGAGGGGAAGCCCACAGAGGAGACGCGCAGTGTCCTGGAGGAGAGCGCTCGTATCGCCAGAGGAGAGGTCAGCGATCTGGCCACGCTGGACGTCTCGGCCTTTGACGCTGCGATTATCCCAG GTGGGTTTGGTGTGGCCAAGAACCTGAGCGACTGGGCAGTGAAGAGTAAAGACTGCAGCGTCCATCCCGACGTGGAGAAGCTCATTAAGTCCTTTCACAAAGCCGGAAAACCTCTGGGAATGTGCTGCATCGCTCCTGTTCTGGCCGTTAAGCTCCTGCCTGCGTGTGAGGTGACTGTGGGCCAGGACAAAGAGTGTGAGAA ATGGCCTTACGCACAAACCGCCGGTGCCGTGAAGTCCCTGGGATGCAAACACGTGAACAGGGAGGTGGATGAGGCTCACGTCGACATGAAAAATAAACTGGTCACGACCTGCGCCTTCATGTGCAACGCCCCCGTCCACCAGGTGTTTGACGGAGTGGGCGCCATGGTCAGAGAGGTGCTCAAACTCGCCTGA
- the si:ch211-153b23.4 gene encoding uncharacterized protein si:ch211-153b23.4 has protein sequence MSEEQQPLHLSVGILTISGGSLLFLVNNYASGSNGQYGSTYAESGPTLVPRSAVGILLLILALLLAYAALSGRRSRAQLFSTVCLTVSSLWFSLGLVFIVTQQNELSFLSPGLAAFSLGLFLIGFVAFLAKKVILTIISISISLACAHQIAGLSIPGFGRTSVAAFYLLVVLAGVYFGVDRLLSFITGGKGKFPGAGLKDASVVVKSERGLSGSDVTVVGLVLNLVSAAVLSGPVVGLELHPALICWSWTAALFQSGVCVLLFRAMDPLAALFFAFMALLRFAEGFLILSSEPLSVSPVLCSAAASVLFFILALFSCSKSLFHGFYSLFFTVYCITIAARSSKAAQGVQVAIIIVTAGMILMESFNMTPCFKIHKKQGYFKSLLNRVKCVTLKANDKHQNAPHLGFSKYADAEVLGHACSVLAAFALLDGHISSAYLLLLPVVVGVGLLQLLCGSVAFSRGKTFESTVFFLYAVLWLFWGLVRYSDLYRDVRGFNVAVGIVSLLLFNSLVTVAALFLSVAWFAYTLSFQFIILSFLLDALGFLPFGYDIAASVVFGLVSLYCFLAQMFSSTLESPQIPLGKPIAKLSGVGGGADVCPHVPARKATSVERIADIMKNGGVCGMPTDTVYVLVAACSRPDAVVKAYKVKKQAEDRPMSMWISSIKQLEPVRHLLSPLLVDFMEAAWPSSISMVIPRGPWMDVFGLGDAAKHIGTPQSIAIRNPDCAVATHLMNLVGPIAVTSANPTGEADTTHHNQVYAKLGNKVDGVLCDGPSPENIASTVVDCTKIESGQIGFFRVGLIPKSKVLQIFEDVQKRHKRGQTNPAFDYDVHLPETGQFCRESGDSSTESGRGSDCSCPYASGQGSEDCAPYASGQGSEDCAPYASGQGSEDCAPYASGQGSEDCAPYASGQGSEDCAPYASGQGSEGVMDF, from the exons ATGAGTGAAGAGCAGCAGCCACTGCACCTCTCTGTGGGCATCCTCACCATCTCCGGAG gTTCTCTTCTGTTCCTCGTGAATAACTACGCCTCTGGCTCTAATGGACAGTATGGTTCTACATATGCAGAGTCCGGCCCCACTCTCGTCCCTCGCTCTGCCGTGGGGATCCTGCTCCTCATCCTCGCTCTGCTCTTGGCTTATGCAG CTCTCAGTGGCCGTCGGAGCCGTGCGCAGCTGTTTTCCACGGTGTGTTTGACCGTCTCGTCGCTGTGGTTCAGTTTGGGGCTGGTCTTCATCGTCACGCAGCAGAACGAGCTCAGTTTCTTGTCTCCTGGTTTGGCTGCGTTTAGCTTAGGCCTGTTTCTCATCGGCTTTGTCGCATTTTTAGCAAAGAAAGTGATTTTAACCATCATatccattagcattagcttagcGTGTGCTCATCAGATCGCCGGTTTGAGCATCCCAGGTTTTGGCCGCACCTCCGTCGCCGCCTTTTACCTCCTCGTTGTTCTTGCAGGGGTTTATTTTGGCGTCGACCGTTTACTTTCTTTCATCACTGGGGGTAAAGGGAAGTTCCCGGGAGCAGGTTTAAAAGACGCGAGTGTCGTGGTGAAGTCCGAGCGCGGTTTAAGCGGCTCTGACGTGACTGTCGTAGGTTTGGTGTTGAACTTGGTCTCCGCCGCCGTGCTGTCCGGTCCTGTGGTCGGTCTGGAGCTTCACCCCGCCCTCATCTGTTGGTCGTGGACGGCCGCGTTGTTCCAGTCGGGCGTTTGTGTTCTCCTCTTCAGGGCGATGGATCCTCTGGCAGCccttttttttgctttcatgGCGTTGCTCAGATTTGCAGAGGGATTCTTGATTCTCTCGAGTGAACCTCTGAGcgtgtctcctgtcctctgctcagCCGCCGCCTCCGTCCTGTTTTTCATCCTCGCTCTGTTTAGTTGCTCCAAAAGCCTTTTCCATGGGTTCTACTCGCTGTTCTTTACGGTTTACTGTATAACCATCGCAGCCAGGTCTTCCAAAGCCGCGCAGGGCGTCCAAGTCGCTATAATCATCGTAACAGCAGGTATGATTTTAATGGAGTCTTTCAATATGACGCCATGTTTCAAAATCCATAAAAAACAGGGATATTTCAAGTCATTATTAAACCGGGTCAAATGTGTGACTCTGAAAGCCAATGACAAACACCAAAATGCGCCTCATCTGGGGTTTTCCAAATACGCAGACGCTGAAGTCTTGGGCCATGCTTGTAGCGTGTTAGCGGCGTTCGCGCTCCTGGATGGACACATTAGCTCTGCGTATTTACTTCTGCTCCCCGTGGTTGTGGGCGTGGGGCTGCTTCAGTTACTCTGCGGATCGGTGGCGTTCTCTCGAGGGAAAACGTTTGAGAGTACCGTTTTTTTCCTCTACGCGGTGTTGTGGCTTTTCTGGGGGTTGGTCAGATATAGCGACCTCTACAGGGACGTGAGGGGGTTTAACGTCGCCGTGGGGATCgtcagtttgttgttgtttaactCGCTGGTGACAGTCGCCGCCTTGTTTCTCAGCGTGGCCTGGTTCGCGTACACTCTCAGCTTCCAGTTCATCATTCTTAGTTTCCTGCTGGATGCATTGGGGTTTCTGCCGTTCGGTTACGACATCGCCGCGTCCGTCGTCTTCGGTCTGGTCAGTTTGTATTGCTTTTTGGCCCAGATGTTTAGCAGCACGTTGGAGTCGCCTCAGATTCCTTTGGGGAAGCCCATCGCTAAGCTGAGCGGAGTCGGCGGCGGCGCTGACGTCTGCCCACATGTCCCTGCGCGAAAGGCAACGTCTGTGGAGCGGATAGCAG ATATCATGAAGAACGGCGGCGTGTGTGGGATGCCTACAGACACGGTGTATGTGCTCGTAGCAGCGTGCAGCCGCCCTGACGCCGTCGTAAAAGCCTACAA GGTGAAGAAACAGGCAGAGGACAGACCCATGTCCATGTGGATCTCCTCCATCAAACAGCTGGAGCCCGTGCGACACCTGCTGAGCCCCCTGCTGGTGGACTTTATGGAGGCGGCGTGGCCCTCGTCCATCAGCATGGTCATCCCTCGAG GTCCGTGGATGGATGTTTTTGGTTTGGGGGACGCGGCCAAACATATCGGGACGCCACAAAGCATCGCCATCAGAAACCCCGACTGTGCGGTCGCCACTCACCTCATGAACCTG GTCGGGCCCATCGCAGTGACTTCAGCCAATCCGACGGGAGAAGCCGACACGACGCATCACAACCAGGTTTACGCCAAGCTGGGAAACAAG GTGGACGGGGTGTTGTGTGACGGGCCGTCTCCTGAGAACATCGCCTCGACTGTGGTGGACTGCACGAAGATCGAGTCCGGGCAGATCGGCTTCTTCAGAGTCGGGCTCATTCCTAAGTCAAAG GTTCTGCAGATTTTTGAGGACGTCCAGAAGCGACACAAACGGGGACAGACCAATCCAGCGTTTGATTATGACGTTCACCTTCCTGAAACGGGACAGTTCTGCAGAGAGAGCGGGGACAGCAGCACCGAGTCAGGGCGGGGCTCGGACTGCTCCTGCCCCTACGCCTCAGGGCAGGGGTCAGAAGACTGCGCTCCTTATGCTTCAGGACAGGGGTCAGAAGACTGCGCTCCTTATGCTTCAGGACAGGGGTCAGAAGACTGCGCTCCTTATGCTTCAGGGCAGGGGTCAGAAGACTGCGCTCCTTATGCTTCAGGGCAAGGGTCAGAAGACTGCGCTCCTTATGCTTCAGGGCAGGGGTCAGAAGGGGTCATGGATTTCTGA
- the si:ch211-153b23.3 gene encoding uncharacterized protein si:ch211-153b23.3: MSGSDGFPASYYGEPGVLGMLSNGISAFLVLLQNFNTARTGTSPSGLENVLAGLQLIIIGGVCQLVAGLLSFRKYDHLSGTAFIGYSALWSSYGATKIYFGAVTPPPHDHNLLNNSTSFFQLSYANRYYEESAISGLVAYIILSFVLAFCSATVNYIMPFVFGAITFTLIFEALGLVFSSWALIVSGVLELLILIFAIYGSAALLLKGLTQRLVLKGFGTPLFNVLLLGTANSARAQKIGEEKKKNTKYAEPMALGFFCDTVSPFIFIFYSFGYFVSFDLAVTWVTIISVAQLFSSYYANLRQDSYHTTKFGLHATYWAIKAWDEFAVSSADASTGREAMTGDWFVILASLVVCAGSLNADWLELVHNLLFLLVTISTIPQIRFQDYYVFFGVSCCLFTAVSLYGTFARLINTIAEKSLIPVGPQPVSAKRLTDAFKCRKNEGTSESRSDPCHASDALFYLVNGIASFSALHSRMAAEDPVFNRLTVPWVLIPGAVVQAYISRLQINNGRFGSVICSVYVAVWAAWTWFRFIVSEKNSQEAYGFTAGAIALLVANVFLILIAAYKNLVLLITTIVMELALVCFLLSTVQSLPYELEIAVLAVLCVVCVYGALASLTNCGVPLGPALLKLKQETPPDPPCPLADSRLTSGLLKIAALLEDGGVCGIPTDTVYALAASCKNPEAIEKIYNIKDRPAEKPICICISTVEQLVAAAPPFSELLWEFMRSVYPGGVSCIVRKGEWLFKLGVGPAYERVGTKDSIMIRVPDHTATGHLCDITGPLAITSANPSGEMDSTHHDMVISRLGHKLQGVLCDGESNETVASTVVNCLNIDEGSISIVREGCVPAAKVLQIFERIKTNVV; the protein is encoded by the exons ATGTCGGGATCAGACGGTTTTCCAGCCAGTTATTATGGTGAGCCCGGAGTCTTGGGAATGCTGTCCAACGGGATCAGCGCTTTCCTCGTGCTCCTGCAGAACTTCAACACGGCCAGAACAGGAACATCACCGTCCGGGCTGGAGAACGTGCTCGCAG GTCTTCAGCTGATCATCATCGGGGGCGTCTGTCAGCTCGTGGCCGGTCTGCTTTCCTTCCGTAAATATGACCATCTCAGTGGCACGGCGTTCATCGGGTACAGCGCCCTCTGGAGCAGCTACGGCGCTACTAAAATCTACTTTGGCGCTgtgactccgccccctcacGACCACAATTTACTCAACAACTCAACCTCGTTCTTTCAGCTCAGTTATGCGAACCGTTACTACGAAGAATCCGCCATCTCCGGTCTCGTCGCTTACATCATCCTGTCCTTTGTTCTCGCCTTTTGCTCCGCCACGGTGAACTACATCATGCCGTTCGTTTTCGGCGCGATCACGTTCACGCTCATTTTCGAAGCCCTCGGTCTCGTTTTCAGCTCCTGGGCCTTGATCGTCTCTGGCGTCCTTGAGCTGCTCATTTTGATCTTTGCGATTTACGGTTCCGCGGCGCTGCTTCTGAAAGGCCTGACCCAGCGACTCGTCCTGAAAGGTTTCGGCACGCCGCTTTTTAACGTCCTTTTATTGGGCACGGCCAACTCCGCCAGAGCTCAGAAGATTGGtgaggaaaagaagaaaaacacaaaatacgcCGAACCGATGGCGTTAGGATTTTTCTGCGATACCGTTTCCCCTTTTATCTTTATATTCTACAGTTTCGGGTATTTTGTAAGTTTTGATCTGGCGGTTACGTGGGTCACGATAATCTCAGTCGCTCAGCTTTTCTCAAGTTATTACGCCAATCTACGCCAAGACTCGTACCACACTACCAAATTCGGGCTACACGCAACGTACTGGGCTATCAAGGCGTGGGACGAGTTCGCGGTATCTTCAGCGGACGCGTCTACGGGCAGAGAAGCGATGACCGGCGATTGGTTCGTTATTCTCGCCTCTTTGGTGGTTTGCGCTGGAAGTTTGAACGCAGACTGGCTCGAACTGGTTCACAATCTGCTCTTTTTACTGGTGACGATCTCGACCATCCCTCAGATCCGGTTTCAGGACTACTACGTGTTTTTCGGCGTATCTTGTTGTCTTTTTACCGCCGTCTCTCTTTACGGGACCTTCGCGCGGTTAATCAACACCATCGCCGAGAAGTCGCTCATCCCCGTAGGACCGCAGCCAGTGTCTGCCAAACGTTTGACCGACGCTTTCAAATGCCGGAAGAACGAGGGAACGTCAGAGAGTCGGAGTGACCCCTGCCACGCATCTGACGCGCTCTTCTACCTCGTAAACGGCATCGCAAGTTTCTCAGCTCTTCATTCGAGGATGGCGGCCGAAGATCCCGTCTTTAACCGCCTCACGGTCCCTTGGGTCCTCATCCCGGGAGCGGTGGTCCAAGCTTACATCAGCCGCTTACAGATAAACAACGGGCGGTTTGGGTCGGTCATCTGTTCCGTTTACGTCGCCGTGTGGGCTGCGTGGACGTGGTTTCGGTTTATAG TTTCAGAAAAAAATTCGCAAGAGGCCTACGGATTCACAGCAGGAGCCATCGCGCTTTTGGTCGCCAACGTGTTTCTTATTCTAATTG cTGCCTATAAGAACCTGGTGCTGCTGATTACGACGATCGTGATGGAGCTAGCGCTGGTCTGTTTCCTGCTTTCCACCGTCCAGAGTCTTCCATATGAACTAGAAA TCGCCGTACTTGCCGTTTTGTGCGTCGTCTGTGTGTACGGGGCTCTGGCGTCTTTGACTAACTGCGGCGTCCCTCTTGGTCCCGCGTTATTAAAG CTGAAACAGGAGACCCCCCCGGACCCCCCGTGTCCCCTGGCGGACTCCAGACTCACTAGCGGGCTGCTGAAGATCGCGGCGCTTCTGGAGGACGGCGGGGTGTGCGGTATTCCTACGGACACGGTGTACGCTCTGGCGGCGTCCTGCAAAAACCCAGAAGCCATCGAgaaaatctacaatattaaa GACAGACCAGCAGAGAAGCCCATCTGTATCTGCATCTCCACCGTGGAGCAGCTGGTGGCGGCGGCGCCTCCCTTCAGCGAGCTGCTCTGGGAGTTCATGAGGAGCGTGTATCCAGGAGGCGTCAGCTGCATCGTCAGGAAAGGAGAATGGCTTTTTAAACTCG GGGTGGGACCGGCCTATGAGCGAGTGGGAACCAAAGACAGCATCATGATCCGAGTCCCTGACCACACGGCCACGGGACATCTGTGTGACATCACCGGGCCCCTCGCCATCACCTCGGCCAATCCCAGCGGAGAGATGGACAGCACCCACCACGACATGGTCATCAG TCGACTGGGGCATAAGCTGCAGGGCGTCCTGTGCGACGGAGAGTCCAACGAGACGGTCGCCTCCACCGTCGTCAACTGTCTGAACATAGATGAAG GATCCATCAGCATCGTGAGAGAAGGTTGTGTCCCTGCGGCCAAAGTCCTGCAGATCTTTGAGAGGATCAAAACCAACGTGGTGTGA
- the irg1l gene encoding immunoresponsive gene 1, like, with the protein SSVQKTLTPVPWVRGLHMSAVKVLERPSPDLTVTGSFGRFISEVRPVHLSPVVLERSKRMVLDSIGVGLIGTTTDVFELVLRHCQHLYGPDGLSSVYGRRGIRLSPTLAAFVNGVATHSMDFDDTWHPATHPSGAVLPAVLALSDTTPDKHKPSGLDLLLAFNVGIEVQGRLMRFSNEAHNIPKRFHPPSVVGTMGSAAACARLLSLDASRCSHALAIAASLSGAPMANAATQSKPLHIGNAARLGLEAALLASRGLEASAFVLDDTPGVAGFSAFYEDYAPQALETPTENVQFLLEVQDMGFKRFPAHLGMHWVADAAASINKLMVGAGVAAVLPEQVEEILIRVPKSKYINRPFPESEHEARHSFQFNACTALLDGEVTVQSFTPAAIARPDLHALLNRVRVEHPHDNPANFNRMYGELRVTLSGGDVLTGRCDTFYGHWRNPLTDQSLRKKFRNNAATVLPPEQVEELIQVIENLDQMEDSAPLLSKLQ; encoded by the exons TCTTCTGTCCAGAAAACCCTGACGCCCGTCCCGTGGGTCAGAGGGCTGCACATGTCGGCTGTGAAAG TTCTGGAGCGTCCGTCCCCCGACCTCACGGTGACGGGGAGTTTTGGCAGGTTCATCAGCGAAGTGAGGCCCGTCCACCTGTCCCCCGTCGTCCTGGAGCGCAGTAAGAGGATGGTCCTGGACAGTATCGGAGTGGGACTCATCGGGACGACCACGGACGTGTTTGAGCTCGTCCTGCGGCACTGTCAG CACCTGTACGGCCCAGACGGACTCAGCTCTGTGTACGGACGGCGGGGCATCAGACTTTCCCCGACACTGGCTGCCTTTGTGAACGGAGTGGct ACTCATTCCATGGACTTTGATGACACATGGCACCCCGCCACGCACCCCTCCGGAGCCGTCCTGCCCGCTGTGCTGGCGCTCAGTGACACGACGCCGGACAAGCACAAACCCAGCGGCCTGGACCTCCTGCTGGCCTTCAACGTGGGCATCGAGGTCCAAGGACGGCTCATGAGGTTCTCTAACGAGGCCCACAACATTCCCAAAAg GTTCCACCCTCCCAGCGTCGTGGGGACCATGGGCAGCGCGGCGGCCTGTGCCCGTCTTCTGTCTTTAGACGCCTCTCGTTGCAGTCACGCCTTGGCCATAGCGGCCTCTCTGTCTGGGGCCCCCATGGCCAACGCCGCCACCCAGTCCAAACCGCTTCATATCGGCAATGCGGCGCGTTTGGGCCTGGAGGCGGCTCTGCTGGCCTCTAGGGGCCTGGAGGCGAGTGCGTTTGTTTTGGATGACACTCCGGGCGTGGCAGGATTCAGTGCCTTTTATGAAGATTACGCTCCACAGGCTTTGGAGACGCCGACGGAAAATGTCCAGTTCCTGTTGGAGGTTCAGGACATGGGGTTCAAACGATTCCCGGCTCATCTGGGGATGCACTGGGTGGCAGACGCGGCCGCCTCCATCAACAAGCTCATGGTCGGGGCCGGTGTCGCCGCGGTGCTGCCGGAACAAGTGGAGGAAATCCTGATCCGAGTCCCGAAATCCAAATACATTAACAGACCGTTCCCTGAATCGGAGCACGAGGCGCGTCACTCTTTCCAGTTCAACGCCTGCACTGCCCTCCTGGACGGGGAAGTGACCGTCCAGTCCTTTACCCCCGCCGCCATCGCGCGCCCGGACCTGCACGCTCTACTGAACCGCGTCAGGGTGGAGCATCCCCACGACAACCCGGCCAATTTCAACCGGATGTACGGAGAGCTGCGGGTGACGCTCAGCGGGGGGGACGTCCTGACCGGCCGCTGTGACACGTTCTACGGCCACTGGAGGAACCCCCTGACCGACCAAAGTCTGAGGAAGAAGTTCAGGAACAACGCCGCGACGGTCCTGCCCCCAGAACAGGTGGAGGAGCTCATCCAGGTGATAGAGAACCTGGACCAGATGGAGGACAGCGCCCCCCTCCTGTCAAAACTGCAATAA
- the glod5 gene encoding glyoxalase domain-containing protein 5 has product MALRRVSTHLGLFQRVLLKACIQTQRAAKGNCPVKVTHLDHLVLTVRSVPRTVHFYSSVLGMEVITFKGDRKALGFGRQKFNLHELGKEFEPKAKSPTPGSADLCLITQTPLAAVAAHLKICGVKIEEGPVERSGAMGPITSVYFRDPDHNLIEVSNYDQ; this is encoded by the exons ATGGCGCTCCGCAGAGTCTCGACGCACCTGGGCCTGTTCCAGAGAGTTCTCCTGAAG GCCTGTATTCAGACTCAAAGAGCCGCCAAAGGAAACTGTCCAGTGAAAGTGACTCATCTGGACCATCTGGTGCTCACGGTCAGGAGTGTCCCCCGCACCGTCCACTTTTATTCATCTGTTCTTGGGATGGAGGTCATTACTTTTAAG GGCGACCGTAAAGCTTTGGGATTTGGACGACAGAAGTTTAACCTCCACGAACTCGGCAAAGAGTTTGAGCCTAAAGCCAAGAGTCCGACCCCGGGGTCCGCTGACCTCTGTCTCATCACTCAAACGCCTTTGGCAGCTGTGGCCGCTCACCtcaaa ATTTGTGGAGTTAAAATTGAAGAAGGTCCAGTTGAAAGAAGCGGAGCGATGGGCCCCATCACCTCAGTGTACTTCAGAGACCCTGACCATAATCTCATAGAAGTGTCAAACTACGACCAATAA